From Ancylobacter pratisalsi, one genomic window encodes:
- the mce gene encoding methylmalonyl-CoA epimerase: protein MIGRLNHVAIAVPDLAAAIATYRDTLGARVSDIVPQPDHGVNTVFVELPNTKIELLGALGAGSPIVKFLERNPEGGIHHLCYEVEDILVARDRLLAAGARVLGSGEPRLGAHGKPVLFLHPKDFLGTLVELEQA, encoded by the coding sequence ATGATTGGTCGTCTCAACCATGTCGCCATCGCGGTGCCCGACCTTGCCGCGGCGATCGCCACCTATCGCGATACGCTTGGCGCGCGGGTGTCGGACATCGTGCCCCAGCCCGACCACGGTGTGAACACGGTGTTTGTCGAGCTGCCCAACACCAAGATCGAGCTGCTCGGCGCGCTGGGCGCGGGGTCTCCGATCGTGAAGTTCCTGGAGCGCAATCCCGAGGGCGGCATCCACCATCTCTGCTACGAGGTGGAGGATATACTGGTGGCGCGGGACAGGCTGCTGGCGGCCGGCGCCCGCGTGCTGGGCTCGGGCGAGCCGCGCCTCGGGGCTCATGGAAAGCCGGTTCTCTTCCTGCACCCCAAGGACTTTCTTGGAACGCTGGTCGAGCTGGAACAAGCCTGA
- a CDS encoding DUF1467 family protein, producing MGLTTYIAIYFIVWWVVIFAILPFGVRSQHEDGKVEDGTEPGAPQRPLMLRKVLITSVIAAVLVALLAWTIESGKVTLDMFPMPFDAKLYDLK from the coding sequence ATGGGCCTGACCACCTATATCGCGATCTACTTCATCGTCTGGTGGGTGGTGATCTTCGCCATTCTTCCCTTCGGCGTGCGTTCGCAGCACGAGGACGGGAAAGTGGAGGACGGGACCGAGCCCGGCGCGCCGCAGCGTCCGCTGATGCTTCGCAAGGTGTTGATCACTTCGGTCATCGCCGCGGTACTCGTCGCGCTGCTCGCATGGACCATCGAGTCAGGCAAGGTGACGCTGGACATGTTCCCGATGCCGTTCGACGCCAAGCTTTATGATCTGAAATAA